One Loxodonta africana isolate mLoxAfr1 chromosome 4, mLoxAfr1.hap2, whole genome shotgun sequence genomic region harbors:
- the MYG1 gene encoding MYG1 exonuclease isoform X2, protein MGHRFLGRLVPLLQLLPPLQARRRMLGPVSVPPYKRPRGDFMAPPRIGTHNGTFHCDEALACALLRLLPEYRDAEIVRTRDPEKLASCDIVVDVGGEYDPQRHRYDHHQRSFTETMSSLSPGKPWQTKLSSAGLVYLHFGHKLLAQLLSTSEEDSMVGTLYDKMYENFVEEVDAVDNGISQWEEGEPRYAVTTNLSARVARLNPTWNQPNQDTEAGFQRAMDLVREEFLQRLDFYQHSWLPARALMEEALAQRFQAAPARAMAGSPGQSPGPGHRDSWLHLRPC, encoded by the exons ATGGGCCACCGCTTCCTGGGCCGTCTCGTACCGCTGCTGCAACTGCTGCCGCCCCTGCAGGCTCGGCGCCGCATGCTCGGCCCAGTGTCTGTCCCGCCCTACAAACGTCCCCGTGGCGACTTCATGGCACCACCCCGAATTGGGACGCACAACGGCACTTTCCACTGCGACGAGGCGCTGGCATGCGCGCTCCTTCGCCTCCTGCCCGAGTACCGG GATGCAGAGATTGTGCGGACCCGGGACCCCGAAAAACTGGCCTCGTGTGACATAGTGGTGGATGTGGGTGGCGAGTACGACCCTCAGAGACATCGATATGACCATCACCAAAG GTCTTTCACTGAGACCATGAGCTCCCTATCCCCTGGGAAGCCTTGGCAGACCAAGCTGAGCAGTGCAGGACTCGTCTATCTGCACTTCGGGCACAAGCTGCTGGCCCAGTTGCTGAGTACTAGTGAAGAGGACAGCATGGTGGGCACCCTCTATGACAAG ATGTACGAGAACTTCGTGGAGGAGGTGGATGCAGTGGACAATGGAATCTCCCAGTGGGAGGAGGGCGAGCCTCGATATGCAGTGACCACTAATCTGAGTGCGCGAGTTGCTCGACTTAATCCCACCTGGAACCAGCCCAACCAAGACACGGAG GCAGGGTTTCAGCGTGCGATGGATCTAGTTCGAGAGGAGTTTCTGCAGAGACTAGACTTCTACCAGCACAGCTGGCTGCCGGCCCGGGCCCTTATGGAAGAGGCCCTGGCCCAGCGGTTCCAG GCTGCCCCTGCCAGAGCCATGGCGGGGTCTCCGGGACAAAGCCCTGGACCAGGTCACCGGGATTCCTGGCTGCATCTTCGTCCATGCTAG
- the MYG1 gene encoding MYG1 exonuclease isoform X1 — MGHRFLGRLVPLLQLLPPLQARRRMLGPVSVPPYKRPRGDFMAPPRIGTHNGTFHCDEALACALLRLLPEYRDAEIVRTRDPEKLASCDIVVDVGGEYDPQRHRYDHHQRSFTETMSSLSPGKPWQTKLSSAGLVYLHFGHKLLAQLLSTSEEDSMVGTLYDKMYENFVEEVDAVDNGISQWEEGEPRYAVTTNLSARVARLNPTWNQPNQDTEAGFQRAMDLVREEFLQRLDFYQHSWLPARALMEEALAQRFQVDPSGEIVELAKGGCPWKDHLYNLESELSPPVAIAFVIYTDQAGQWRVQCVPKEPYSFQSRLPLPEPWRGLRDKALDQVTGIPGCIFVHASGFIGGHHTREGALSMARATLAQCSAPMPPTNPLVQ, encoded by the exons ATGGGCCACCGCTTCCTGGGCCGTCTCGTACCGCTGCTGCAACTGCTGCCGCCCCTGCAGGCTCGGCGCCGCATGCTCGGCCCAGTGTCTGTCCCGCCCTACAAACGTCCCCGTGGCGACTTCATGGCACCACCCCGAATTGGGACGCACAACGGCACTTTCCACTGCGACGAGGCGCTGGCATGCGCGCTCCTTCGCCTCCTGCCCGAGTACCGG GATGCAGAGATTGTGCGGACCCGGGACCCCGAAAAACTGGCCTCGTGTGACATAGTGGTGGATGTGGGTGGCGAGTACGACCCTCAGAGACATCGATATGACCATCACCAAAG GTCTTTCACTGAGACCATGAGCTCCCTATCCCCTGGGAAGCCTTGGCAGACCAAGCTGAGCAGTGCAGGACTCGTCTATCTGCACTTCGGGCACAAGCTGCTGGCCCAGTTGCTGAGTACTAGTGAAGAGGACAGCATGGTGGGCACCCTCTATGACAAG ATGTACGAGAACTTCGTGGAGGAGGTGGATGCAGTGGACAATGGAATCTCCCAGTGGGAGGAGGGCGAGCCTCGATATGCAGTGACCACTAATCTGAGTGCGCGAGTTGCTCGACTTAATCCCACCTGGAACCAGCCCAACCAAGACACGGAG GCAGGGTTTCAGCGTGCGATGGATCTAGTTCGAGAGGAGTTTCTGCAGAGACTAGACTTCTACCAGCACAGCTGGCTGCCGGCCCGGGCCCTTATGGAAGAGGCCCTGGCCCAGCGGTTCCAG GTAGATCCAAGTGGGGAGATAGTGGAACTGGCCAAAGGTGGATGCCCCTGGAAGGATCACCTCTACAACCTGGAATCTGAGCTGTCCCCTCCAGTGGCCATTGCCTTTGTTATCTACACTGACCAGGCTGGACAGTGGCGGGTACAGTGTGTGCCCAAGGAGCCCTACTCATTCCAGAGCCG GCTGCCCCTGCCAGAGCCATGGCGGGGTCTCCGGGACAAAGCCCTGGACCAGGTCACCGGGATTCCTGGCTGCATCTTCGTCCATGCTAGTGGCTTCATTGGTGGGCACCACACCCGAGAGGGTGCCTTAAGCATGGCCCGTGCCACGTTGGCCCAGTGTTCAGCACCTATGCCTCCCACAAATCCCTTAGTCCAATAA